In the genome of Leptospira tipperaryensis, one region contains:
- a CDS encoding c-type cytochrome: MLTKFQAKLFFLLGTALFSVVFLFLTFDSMRYVYSQDSNKNLSPSVVRGKEIWEKNNCMGCHTILGEGAYYAPELTKAYERRGPEWLRVFLKDPEAMYPGERKMVKYSFTEAEIDDVIAFLKWNGELDLKGFPPKPDFKQETKTVHLESAKIAPPEKFKQICSACHAVGGSGGNVGPALDAVGNKYDTAYLENWLKDPQKIKPGTAMPKLPLSELEIKDLTKYLSQLR, encoded by the coding sequence ATGCTCACTAAGTTCCAGGCAAAATTATTTTTTCTACTCGGAACCGCTTTGTTTTCCGTCGTATTTTTATTTCTCACTTTTGATTCTATGAGATACGTATATTCGCAAGATTCGAATAAAAATCTATCTCCAAGCGTTGTTCGAGGAAAAGAAATCTGGGAAAAAAATAATTGTATGGGATGTCATACGATTTTAGGCGAAGGGGCTTACTACGCTCCGGAACTCACCAAGGCCTATGAAAGACGAGGTCCCGAATGGCTTCGTGTATTCTTAAAAGATCCGGAAGCGATGTATCCGGGTGAAAGAAAGATGGTCAAATATTCTTTTACGGAAGCGGAGATCGACGACGTAATCGCATTCTTAAAATGGAATGGAGAATTGGATCTAAAAGGCTTTCCTCCAAAACCTGATTTCAAACAAGAAACAAAAACGGTCCATCTTGAGTCGGCGAAAATAGCTCCTCCTGAAAAATTCAAACAGATCTGTTCAGCTTGTCACGCAGTGGGTGGCTCGGGCGGTAACGTTGGTCCGGCCTTGGACGCGGTCGGTAATAAATACGACACCGCTTATCTGGAGAATTGGCTCAAAGACCCTCAGAAGATCAAACCGGGAACCGCGATGCCGAAGTTACCTCTGAGTGAATTGGAAATCAAAGATCTTACAAAGTATTTATCTCAGTTAAGATAA
- a CDS encoding cbb3-type cytochrome c oxidase subunit I encodes MKYKSQKIAYWFFATCMLLLSLQLVYGFLMAFARMGFDGLHDWIPFNTARATHTNLLVVWLLTGFMGAAHYIIPEESGRELYSEKLAYAQLISLIIVGVVSIIGFHFNIWEGRKFLEIPRPLDYLVVINVLTFLFNIGMTVWKGTKNSTTGLVLYFGLFSAALLYLPGMIQFNSQTVDSYFRWWVVHLWVEGVWELIMGGILSFLLIKLTGVDREVIEKWLYIIVGLTFLSGILGTGHHYYFIGVPEYWKWIGGFFSMLEPLAFLAMAMFAISMYRKSGRNHPNAISLYWTIGSAVMSCVGAGFLGFAHTLPQVNLYTHGTLITAMHGHLAFWGAYAMIVLAIITYAMPLMTGRKLWNNPMGLYAFWASNIGMLGMTGAFAVAGIAQVYLERKFGLDFLVVQKEIQVHFLGLTLAAILFTSGIIAFIINFIRFGQPTDEALNAEDSSGDIVLKFK; translated from the coding sequence ATGAAATATAAATCTCAGAAAATAGCTTACTGGTTTTTTGCAACTTGTATGTTACTTTTATCTTTACAGTTAGTTTACGGATTTCTAATGGCTTTTGCGCGGATGGGATTTGACGGATTACACGATTGGATTCCATTCAATACGGCAAGGGCGACACATACCAATCTATTGGTTGTTTGGCTTCTCACCGGTTTTATGGGAGCTGCCCATTATATCATTCCGGAAGAATCCGGTAGAGAACTCTATTCCGAAAAATTGGCCTACGCCCAGTTAATTTCGTTAATCATCGTTGGAGTCGTTTCCATCATAGGATTTCATTTTAATATCTGGGAAGGACGCAAATTTTTAGAAATTCCGAGACCGCTCGATTATCTCGTAGTGATAAACGTTCTTACATTTCTTTTTAACATTGGAATGACCGTGTGGAAAGGAACTAAGAATTCTACAACGGGACTCGTTCTGTATTTCGGTTTGTTCTCTGCGGCGCTTTTGTATCTGCCGGGTATGATTCAGTTTAACAGTCAGACCGTGGATTCTTATTTTAGATGGTGGGTCGTTCATCTTTGGGTGGAAGGAGTTTGGGAACTGATCATGGGCGGTATCCTTTCTTTTCTTCTCATCAAACTGACGGGAGTAGACCGAGAAGTTATCGAAAAATGGCTCTACATCATCGTGGGTTTGACTTTTCTTTCCGGAATTTTAGGAACGGGACATCACTATTACTTTATCGGAGTTCCTGAATATTGGAAATGGATCGGTGGATTCTTTTCCATGCTCGAGCCGCTTGCGTTTTTGGCGATGGCGATGTTTGCAATTTCCATGTATCGTAAGAGCGGAAGAAATCATCCAAACGCGATCTCTCTATACTGGACTATCGGAAGCGCGGTCATGTCTTGTGTGGGCGCGGGGTTTCTCGGATTTGCTCATACTTTACCGCAAGTAAACCTTTATACTCACGGAACCTTGATCACCGCGATGCACGGACACCTTGCGTTTTGGGGAGCTTACGCTATGATCGTACTCGCGATTATAACATACGCGATGCCTCTTATGACCGGAAGAAAACTCTGGAACAATCCGATGGGGCTCTACGCTTTTTGGGCGTCTAACATCGGTATGCTGGGAATGACCGGCGCTTTTGCGGTCGCCGGGATCGCACAGGTTTATCTGGAACGTAAGTTTGGACTCGATTTCTTAGTGGTTCAAAAAGAGATTCAGGTTCACTTTTTAGGTCTCACGTTAGCTGCCATTCTGTTTACGTCGGGAATCATCGCATTTATCATCAACTTCATCCGTTTTGGTCAGCCGACGGACGAAGCGTTGAATGCGGAAGATTCTTCGGGGGATATCGTTTTAAAGTTTAAATGA
- a CDS encoding CbbQ/NirQ/NorQ/GpvN family protein, whose amino-acid sequence MKNSPNTEDKEQPRDAVDLPFYKETGHEVVTFEHAHRNKLPLLIKGPTGSGKSRFVEYMAARMKLPLLIVSCHEETSAVDLLGRYLIQGTETIWQDGPLTRSLRMGAVLYIDEIAEARPDTIVAIHPLTDYRREIYLDRRNETIKAPDSFMLVASYNPGYQKGWKELKPSTRQRFVALQFDYPKSDVEEIIVKGESGISSELAAKLVKLGQKIRNLTELGLTESCSTRLLVDAAKMIVSGLPPRLSCEVAIVQPLSDDRDIVNALKDLVSLLL is encoded by the coding sequence ATGAAGAATTCTCCGAATACCGAAGACAAGGAACAACCGCGTGATGCGGTTGACTTGCCGTTTTACAAGGAGACCGGCCACGAGGTCGTCACATTCGAACACGCACATAGAAATAAGTTGCCCCTTCTGATCAAAGGGCCGACCGGTTCGGGCAAATCTCGCTTTGTGGAATACATGGCCGCAAGAATGAAACTTCCACTGCTGATTGTTTCTTGTCATGAAGAAACGTCTGCGGTGGATCTGTTAGGACGTTATCTCATTCAAGGAACCGAAACCATCTGGCAGGACGGACCGCTCACGAGAAGTCTTCGTATGGGAGCCGTTCTTTATATCGATGAGATCGCCGAGGCAAGACCGGATACGATCGTCGCGATTCATCCTCTTACCGATTATAGAAGGGAAATTTATTTGGATCGAAGAAACGAGACAATCAAAGCTCCCGATTCTTTTATGCTCGTTGCGTCTTACAATCCCGGTTATCAAAAAGGTTGGAAAGAATTAAAACCTTCGACAAGACAAAGGTTTGTCGCATTACAATTTGATTATCCGAAATCGGATGTCGAAGAGATAATCGTAAAGGGTGAAAGCGGAATTTCATCGGAGCTTGCCGCCAAACTCGTCAAGCTTGGACAAAAAATTCGAAATCTAACGGAGCTGGGACTTACGGAATCCTGTTCGACGAGGTTGCTCGTGGACGCCGCAAAGATGATCGTAAGCGGACTTCCTCCTCGTTTGTCCTGCGAAGTGGCGATCGTACAACCTCTTTCGGACGATCGTGATATCGTAAACGCTCTCAAAGATTTAGTTTCTTTGTTGCTGTAA
- a CDS encoding nitric oxide reductase activation protein NorD, protein MEARLTLTSVKDRLSILAKAITGENIEILTAEREGGFQKNRFFLPGEYSHSSDKIKNLEFYIFRILYLTEQRRLRLNWKDGLDKGKEESRQKARESYPIVLENLKKRYPDSMEMVASAIETEETFQKKNIQNSKNKSDFSFLYGSWMSAPPEMGSKKDSILPNAHSVKKDTIDTEVEGIAREKIERIEIDKKSQEDYTLQHHFEKVDTIEEFNGNWRDFDGSDELSEQKDALQELDLRNTVRSDDPTHSIFRTEFLFGSGLPDIQDARPNEKSILYDEWDASKKKYKQKYCSVFPQELVQEDPIFSTKALSENISTLNTLRSRFNRFVNERTAVKRQLDGEDLDLDSIVDYFTDILSFRSPSERIYISKRKMLRDISILVLMDTSLSTDSFVENKRILDVEKTSLLLFGQLCSEFGDRFQIDSFSSRTRNHCDYFSIKKFEDSWERARNKIGAVQASGYTRIGPAIRHALNQIQKETSSKRWILLLSDGKPNDYDRYEGRYGIEDVKQAIRECEKCKVGFYALAIDKQAKQYLPAMLGHSSYRILPNPSHLPDALTDFYMKLLR, encoded by the coding sequence TTGGAAGCCCGCCTAACTCTAACTTCCGTTAAGGATCGGCTTTCTATTCTCGCAAAAGCCATTACCGGAGAAAATATAGAGATTCTAACCGCTGAAAGAGAAGGCGGTTTCCAAAAGAATCGTTTTTTTCTTCCCGGCGAGTATTCTCACTCTTCGGACAAAATAAAAAATTTAGAATTTTACATATTTAGAATATTATATCTAACCGAACAGAGGCGTCTTCGTTTGAATTGGAAGGACGGTTTAGATAAGGGAAAAGAAGAATCTCGACAAAAAGCAAGGGAATCTTATCCTATTGTTCTGGAAAATCTCAAAAAAAGATATCCGGACTCGATGGAAATGGTGGCCTCGGCGATCGAAACGGAGGAAACATTCCAAAAAAAGAATATTCAAAATTCTAAAAATAAATCCGACTTTTCGTTTTTGTACGGCTCGTGGATGTCGGCTCCTCCGGAGATGGGATCGAAAAAAGATTCCATTCTTCCAAACGCGCACTCTGTAAAAAAGGATACGATCGACACCGAAGTGGAAGGGATCGCGAGGGAAAAAATCGAACGGATTGAAATCGATAAAAAATCACAAGAAGATTATACTCTTCAGCATCATTTTGAAAAGGTCGATACGATCGAAGAATTTAACGGGAACTGGAGAGACTTTGACGGTTCCGACGAACTCTCGGAACAGAAAGACGCTCTTCAAGAATTGGATTTAAGAAATACCGTCCGCTCCGACGATCCGACTCATTCTATCTTTCGAACCGAATTCTTATTCGGATCCGGACTTCCGGATATTCAGGACGCGAGACCGAATGAAAAATCGATTCTCTACGACGAATGGGACGCATCTAAAAAGAAATACAAACAAAAATACTGTAGCGTATTTCCGCAAGAGCTCGTTCAAGAAGATCCGATCTTTTCAACAAAAGCCCTTTCGGAAAACATATCGACCTTGAATACGCTTCGATCCCGTTTCAATCGATTTGTGAACGAACGGACCGCAGTCAAACGTCAGTTAGACGGAGAAGATTTAGACTTGGATTCGATCGTGGATTATTTTACGGACATTCTTTCCTTTCGAAGTCCTTCCGAAAGAATCTATATTTCCAAAAGAAAGATGCTCAGAGACATTTCGATTCTCGTTTTGATGGATACGAGTCTTTCAACGGATTCTTTCGTGGAAAATAAACGGATTTTGGATGTTGAAAAAACTTCTCTTCTTTTATTCGGTCAGCTCTGTTCCGAATTCGGAGATCGATTTCAAATCGATTCGTTCTCTTCTCGAACGAGAAATCACTGCGATTATTTTTCGATCAAAAAATTCGAGGACTCCTGGGAGAGAGCGAGAAATAAGATCGGGGCCGTTCAAGCAAGCGGTTATACGAGAATCGGTCCCGCGATAAGGCACGCGCTGAATCAGATCCAAAAAGAAACGAGTTCGAAACGTTGGATTCTACTTTTATCCGATGGAAAACCGAACGACTATGACCGATACGAAGGACGTTACGGAATCGAAGACGTAAAACAGGCGATTCGAGAATGTGAAAAATGCAAGGTCGGTTTTTACGCGCTCGCGATCGATAAACAGGCTAAACAGTATCTTCCCGCCATGCTTGGGCACAGTTCGTATCGGATTCTTCCCAATCCATCTCATTTGCCGGACGCACTTACGGATTTTTATATGAAACTTTTAAGATAG
- a CDS encoding MBL fold metallo-hydrolase — protein sequence METIYSNQDYSWSVIARDPDKPGYIIDTNEYLIVSSGQGLLTDPGGSEIFPEVFSAICEKFDPTQIKKIFSSHQDPDIISSLSLWLEVNPDLKCYLSWLWSSFVPHFGGKQDTFIQIPDQGMDVVIGNHTLRAIPAHYLHSSGNFNLYDPTSRILFSGDVGASLLPPEYTDLFVSDFDRHTQYMKKFHQRWMGSNEAKKKWIREIRNLKVDMMVPQHGALFQKDQVQKFLDWFDELEVGITEN from the coding sequence ATGGAAACGATTTATTCCAATCAAGATTATAGCTGGTCTGTAATCGCGAGGGATCCCGATAAACCCGGTTATATCATCGATACAAACGAGTATCTTATCGTTTCTTCCGGTCAAGGTCTGCTTACGGATCCGGGTGGGAGTGAAATTTTTCCCGAGGTCTTCTCTGCGATCTGTGAGAAATTCGATCCTACTCAGATCAAAAAAATTTTCTCAAGTCATCAGGATCCGGATATCATTTCTTCTCTTTCGCTTTGGTTGGAGGTGAACCCTGATCTCAAATGTTATCTGAGTTGGTTGTGGTCCAGTTTTGTTCCGCATTTCGGAGGAAAACAGGATACGTTTATTCAGATCCCCGATCAGGGGATGGACGTTGTCATCGGAAATCATACGTTACGCGCCATTCCCGCTCATTATCTTCATTCCTCCGGGAACTTCAATCTCTACGATCCTACTTCTCGAATTTTGTTCAGCGGGGATGTCGGCGCCTCCTTGCTACCTCCGGAATATACGGATCTGTTTGTTTCCGACTTTGATAGGCACACTCAATATATGAAGAAGTTTCATCAAAGGTGGATGGGATCTAACGAAGCCAAGAAAAAATGGATCCGGGAAATTCGAAATCTCAAAGTGGATATGATGGTTCCCCAACACGGCGCACTCTTTCAGAAAGACCAGGTACAAAAATTCTTAGATTGGTTCGACGAATTGGAAGTAGGCATTACGGAAAATTAA
- a CDS encoding FAD-binding dehydrogenase, which yields MENLATKHRSVSTDVLVIGGGLAGIVTALDLLDANRNVVLIDRDVPKHFGGLAKLSFGGIFMVNSPVQRRLGIKDNVSLAFGDWCATAGYSETDLLPKQWAEKYVHQSIEDIYRYLGKHSVRFFPVVHWVERGLFRPGNSVPRFHMVWGTGHALIESLVNDLLNHKNRRNLTLFFSNRVTNLLTSQGRVAGCIARENETGQELVVHAEHTVVASGGIAGDLNLIRKNWPEQMGTPPEVMLNGSHPFAIGDLHTQVEGLSGKITHLDKMWNYAAGVHHPHPSMEGHGLSLVPPKSALWLNSKGERIGPIPLITGFDTKFLVEEVCKQDKKYSWQILNWKIAVKELAVSGAEYNDEIRNKKFFQFLKTILFGNSKLVKTMIRECSDFVVADSIPDLAAQMNRLTKDHSVNPSILEESVRSYDSMLSRGIKYHDDDQLRRIAQLRSYSGDRVRTCKYQKIVDKNAVPLIAIREFILTRKSLGGIQTDLDSRVLNVNGEPIEGLFAVGEAAGFGGGGIHGKGALEGTFLGSCIITARSAARKIIGIGC from the coding sequence ATGGAAAACCTTGCAACAAAACACAGATCTGTTTCCACCGACGTTTTGGTCATCGGCGGCGGCTTGGCGGGAATCGTAACGGCTCTCGACTTGTTAGATGCAAATCGAAACGTAGTTCTCATCGATAGAGATGTTCCGAAACATTTTGGCGGCCTTGCTAAACTTTCCTTCGGCGGAATTTTTATGGTGAATTCTCCAGTTCAAAGGAGGCTTGGAATCAAGGACAACGTTTCCCTCGCCTTTGGCGACTGGTGCGCCACCGCGGGTTATTCCGAAACGGATCTGCTCCCGAAACAATGGGCTGAAAAATACGTTCATCAATCGATCGAAGATATATATCGTTATCTTGGAAAACATTCGGTTCGATTTTTTCCGGTAGTTCACTGGGTGGAGAGGGGATTGTTTCGGCCGGGTAACAGCGTTCCTCGGTTTCATATGGTCTGGGGAACCGGTCACGCTTTGATCGAGTCTTTGGTCAATGATCTCCTGAACCATAAAAATCGCAGAAACCTTACATTATTTTTTTCTAATAGAGTCACGAATCTTCTTACGTCTCAAGGCCGTGTTGCCGGTTGTATCGCTCGTGAGAATGAAACGGGTCAAGAGCTGGTCGTTCATGCGGAGCATACAGTAGTAGCTTCGGGTGGGATCGCCGGCGATCTAAACCTGATCAGAAAAAACTGGCCTGAACAAATGGGAACACCGCCCGAGGTGATGCTCAACGGCTCTCACCCTTTTGCAATCGGAGATCTCCATACACAAGTGGAGGGTTTATCCGGAAAGATAACTCATTTGGATAAGATGTGGAACTACGCCGCCGGGGTACATCATCCGCATCCTAGTATGGAAGGTCACGGCCTCAGTTTAGTTCCTCCGAAATCCGCTCTCTGGTTAAACTCAAAAGGGGAAAGAATCGGTCCGATTCCGTTGATAACCGGCTTTGACACAAAGTTTTTAGTGGAAGAGGTTTGCAAACAAGATAAGAAATATTCATGGCAGATTTTGAACTGGAAGATCGCGGTGAAAGAACTGGCGGTCTCCGGAGCCGAATACAACGACGAAATTCGTAACAAAAAATTCTTTCAATTTCTAAAAACGATTCTATTCGGAAATTCTAAATTAGTAAAAACGATGATTCGAGAATGCTCTGACTTCGTTGTCGCGGATTCGATTCCGGACCTGGCCGCTCAAATGAATCGACTCACAAAAGATCATTCTGTAAATCCGAGTATATTAGAAGAATCGGTTAGATCTTATGATTCGATGCTTTCTCGAGGAATTAAGTATCACGACGACGATCAATTGAGAAGAATCGCCCAACTGAGAAGTTATAGCGGCGATCGAGTGAGAACCTGCAAATATCAGAAAATTGTTGATAAGAATGCGGTGCCGCTCATCGCGATTCGAGAATTTATCCTAACGCGAAAATCTTTGGGCGGGATTCAGACGGATTTGGATTCGAGGGTTTTGAATGTAAACGGAGAACCGATTGAAGGATTGTTTGCAGTGGGAGAAGCCGCGGGCTTCGGCGGAGGAGGTATTCACGGGAAAGGCGCGTTAGAAGGCACCTTCTTGGGAAGTTGTATTATCACCGCAAGATCAGCCGCTCGAAAGATCATAGGGATCGGATGTTAG
- a CDS encoding thiamine pyrophosphate-binding protein encodes MKRSGASLVVFALEQIGVKATFGIPGVHNTELYDELNNSKSIQPYLVTHECGAAFMADAVSRTSGSIGTIVIVPAAGMTHALSGIGEAYLDGIPMLILSGGVRTDNGRSYQLHQIDQLKILEGITKKAFRIQSYKEIIPTIYEAYRIATTEECGPTFIEIPVNIQLFQGEVDSLPLYQRSNSQTKVESEKIFEAIQILKSASHPGIFVGWGAKDAVKELIEISELLNAPVATTLQGLSVFPASHKNHTGMGFGEYSVPAGEAAFASCDCLLAIGTRFSEIPTGSFGMKVPENLIHVDINQNVFSKNYPAKVSILGDAKDVLTSLLEELKKENFSQIKDSKKLEELIFKKKQEYQNEWSQHNVKDRVNPALFFQGLRNRLSDDSILVVDDGNHTFLAAELFPVNQTKTFISPTDFNCMGYCVPASIGAKLMNPDKTVVGIVGDGAFLMTGLELVTASSQNIGVIIFVFYDGELSQISQGQQIPYGRKTCTILGEMNLKGIATGTGAGYLHLFSNDQIASVIEEAIRISETGQPVVVEVKIDYSKATRFTKGVVKTNLGRFPLGEKFRFIGRALLRKIIG; translated from the coding sequence ATGAAAAGATCCGGAGCCAGTCTCGTAGTATTTGCTTTGGAGCAAATCGGCGTAAAAGCGACGTTCGGAATTCCAGGAGTTCATAATACCGAACTCTATGACGAACTGAACAACTCGAAAAGTATACAACCGTACTTAGTAACTCACGAATGCGGAGCCGCGTTTATGGCGGACGCGGTTAGTAGAACCTCAGGCTCGATCGGTACGATCGTAATCGTTCCGGCAGCGGGAATGACTCACGCGTTAAGCGGCATCGGAGAAGCGTATTTGGACGGAATTCCGATGTTGATTCTATCGGGAGGCGTAAGAACCGATAACGGAAGAAGCTATCAATTGCACCAGATCGATCAATTGAAAATATTGGAAGGGATCACAAAAAAAGCCTTTCGAATTCAAAGTTACAAGGAAATCATTCCGACGATCTATGAGGCCTATCGTATCGCGACTACGGAAGAATGTGGTCCTACTTTTATTGAAATTCCGGTGAACATACAACTCTTTCAGGGAGAAGTGGATTCTTTACCTTTGTATCAAAGATCCAATTCTCAAACGAAGGTCGAATCGGAGAAAATTTTTGAGGCGATTCAAATTCTAAAATCCGCGAGTCATCCGGGAATTTTTGTAGGTTGGGGAGCAAAGGACGCCGTAAAAGAATTGATTGAAATATCAGAATTATTGAATGCTCCTGTCGCTACAACTCTTCAGGGGTTGAGCGTATTTCCGGCGAGTCATAAAAATCATACAGGTATGGGTTTCGGAGAATATTCGGTTCCAGCCGGAGAGGCTGCCTTTGCTTCCTGCGATTGTTTGCTTGCGATCGGAACAAGATTTTCGGAAATACCAACCGGAAGCTTTGGTATGAAAGTTCCCGAAAATTTGATTCACGTCGATATCAATCAAAACGTATTTTCCAAAAATTATCCGGCGAAAGTTTCGATCTTAGGGGACGCGAAAGACGTTCTTACATCTTTATTAGAAGAACTTAAAAAGGAGAATTTCAGTCAGATCAAGGATTCTAAGAAATTAGAAGAACTCATTTTTAAAAAGAAACAAGAATATCAAAACGAATGGTCTCAGCACAACGTAAAAGACCGAGTCAATCCGGCCTTGTTTTTTCAAGGTCTGAGAAATCGTTTAAGCGACGATTCTATCCTAGTCGTGGACGATGGGAATCATACGTTTCTTGCGGCTGAGCTTTTTCCGGTAAATCAAACCAAAACATTTATATCACCTACCGATTTCAACTGTATGGGCTACTGCGTCCCCGCGAGTATCGGAGCAAAGTTGATGAACCCGGATAAAACGGTGGTGGGTATCGTCGGCGACGGAGCGTTTTTGATGACCGGTTTGGAACTTGTTACCGCAAGTTCCCAGAATATAGGAGTGATTATATTCGTTTTTTATGATGGAGAACTCTCACAAATTTCTCAAGGACAACAAATCCCTTACGGAAGAAAAACGTGCACCATATTGGGGGAAATGAATCTAAAAGGAATCGCTACCGGTACGGGGGCGGGTTATCTGCATTTATTTTCCAACGATCAAATCGCCTCCGTTATCGAAGAAGCGATTCGTATATCCGAAACCGGTCAACCCGTAGTGGTCGAGGTAAAAATCGACTATTCTAAAGCCACGCGGTTTACGAAAGGTGTGGTAAAGACAAACTTAGGAAGATTTCCTTTGGGAGAAAAGTTTCGATTTATCGGGCGTGCGTTGTTGAGAAAAATCATCGGTTAG
- a CDS encoding NnrS family protein, which yields MNLFLNLRTHLWANAFRPFFLATSIHALVSILIWILILFSFLKPPSITGLISFHSYEMVFGFARAAILGFLFTAAQNWTKTILIRERSLLVLFSLWVLGRFSWIDIPILSNVAFLSDFVCDTFALYLLAPTLMKKGQEHNRVIVVCYTLFAFAHGLAILSILGILSSMLTLHWIHISIFLVLIFIILIAGRILPFFTTVAVANSSPRRIQRVETLTTYGSFLFIGIESFLFWFPKLQVVAGFFALAFTGSQALRWFLWEPWKSRRTPILWILYLSYFWLVLGLFFYGLSHFGVFPVSLAFHILTVGSIGGFIYGMITRVSLGHTGRIILASKTILFGYICITLAVFARVLFPLFGFANIGYGASAFLWMLSFAVLLFKYWNILIEPRVDSPNK from the coding sequence ATGAATTTATTTTTGAATTTAAGAACGCACCTATGGGCAAACGCCTTTCGCCCTTTTTTTCTCGCGACTTCCATCCACGCTCTTGTATCGATCCTTATATGGATTCTGATTCTTTTTTCCTTTTTAAAACCTCCATCGATCACCGGATTGATTTCGTTTCATTCCTACGAAATGGTGTTCGGCTTTGCACGGGCGGCCATATTGGGATTTCTCTTTACGGCCGCTCAGAATTGGACGAAGACGATATTGATCCGAGAAAGATCGCTCCTTGTCTTATTCTCTCTTTGGGTTTTGGGAAGATTCAGTTGGATCGACATCCCGATTCTTTCCAACGTCGCGTTCTTGAGTGATTTTGTTTGTGACACGTTCGCCTTGTATCTGCTGGCTCCGACGTTAATGAAAAAAGGCCAAGAACACAATCGTGTAATCGTGGTTTGTTACACGTTATTCGCCTTCGCTCACGGTCTAGCGATTCTTTCCATATTGGGAATCCTCTCTTCGATGTTAACTCTCCACTGGATTCATATCTCGATCTTTTTAGTTTTGATTTTTATCATTTTGATCGCGGGAAGAATCCTCCCTTTTTTTACGACGGTCGCCGTTGCAAACTCCAGTCCGAGAAGAATCCAGAGAGTCGAAACCCTAACGACCTACGGCTCCTTTCTTTTTATCGGAATCGAATCTTTTCTTTTTTGGTTTCCGAAATTACAAGTCGTAGCCGGATTCTTTGCCCTCGCGTTTACCGGTTCTCAAGCCCTTCGCTGGTTTTTATGGGAACCATGGAAGTCCCGCCGTACACCGATTTTGTGGATATTATACTTATCCTATTTCTGGCTTGTCCTTGGACTTTTTTTCTACGGTCTTTCTCATTTCGGAGTGTTTCCAGTTTCCCTCGCCTTTCATATCCTTACCGTTGGTTCCATCGGAGGTTTTATCTATGGAATGATCACTCGCGTATCTTTAGGTCATACGGGAAGAATCATATTAGCGTCTAAAACGATCCTATTCGGTTATATTTGTATCACCTTAGCGGTATTCGCTAGGGTTCTCTTTCCCCTTTTCGGTTTTGCTAATATCGGATACGGCGCTTCGGCTTTTCTTTGGATGCTTTCTTTTGCGGTCCTATTATTCAAATATTGGAATATACTCATAGAGCCGAGAGTGGATTCTCCAAATAAATAG
- a CDS encoding Crp/Fnr family transcriptional regulator produces MLLNIFEEIGDQEILSIFSKGKVEHYKKGEFLFHEGDSPTSLDLLTEGRVQIFKYDGNSNEITMNFFSPYSLIAELAIITGIPYPASGRFITDATVIRLPLSLLKSEIKNNIALNHLLVQSLFQKVQALNMTINRGLTMDSMQRVSHFLYHLPADCPPLNHGQIASMLILRAETFSRILRQLKDLQIIDSERGQIKILNKDGLKQFL; encoded by the coding sequence GTGTTACTGAATATATTCGAAGAGATCGGAGACCAAGAGATTCTTTCCATTTTTTCCAAAGGGAAAGTGGAACACTATAAAAAGGGCGAATTCCTTTTTCACGAAGGGGACAGCCCGACTTCTTTGGATCTATTGACGGAAGGAAGGGTACAAATTTTTAAATACGACGGGAATTCAAACGAGATCACTATGAATTTCTTTTCACCCTATTCTCTTATTGCCGAGCTTGCGATCATCACAGGAATTCCCTATCCCGCCTCGGGGAGATTTATCACAGACGCGACAGTGATACGACTTCCCTTGTCTTTACTCAAAAGTGAAATCAAAAACAATATCGCTCTCAATCACTTACTCGTGCAGTCCTTATTTCAAAAAGTACAGGCATTGAACATGACGATCAATCGAGGTCTTACTATGGATTCGATGCAGAGGGTCTCTCATTTTTTGTATCATCTTCCCGCCGACTGCCCTCCTCTCAACCACGGCCAAATCGCATCTATGTTGATTCTTAGGGCTGAAACGTTTTCCAGAATTCTCAGACAATTGAAAGACCTTCAGATCATAGATTCGGAAAGAGGACAAATCAAAATTCTCAACAAAGACGGACTAAAACAATTCCTCTGA